A genomic window from Candidatus Andeanibacterium colombiense includes:
- a CDS encoding SufD family Fe-S cluster assembly protein: MTELATLPTTRDENWRYADPAALEALVPENLDVWHEVTLAAGETRSKTLILDEAHPGIHRVRMVLGEGARAEIYAIVSASAYTRLEIEVRLGKAAHFEFGGVTIGGGDATREFVTRVEHAEPEATSNQTVRAVHWGRATGNFLGRLEVARDAQKTDAAQNFRAMLLEKGASANAKPELEIFADDVKCAHGAAIGALDQTAAFYMAARGIPPEAARKLLIRAFVADAFHALGDADERDALLEEALAVLGEEVA, translated from the coding sequence ATGACCGAGCTCGCCACCCTTCCCACCACCCGTGACGAGAACTGGCGCTACGCCGATCCGGCCGCGCTCGAAGCGCTGGTGCCGGAGAACCTCGACGTGTGGCACGAGGTCACGCTGGCGGCGGGCGAGACGCGTTCGAAGACGCTGATCCTCGATGAAGCACATCCCGGCATCCACCGTGTGCGGATGGTGCTGGGCGAAGGCGCGCGGGCGGAGATCTATGCGATCGTCTCGGCCAGCGCCTACACCCGCCTCGAAATCGAGGTCCGGCTGGGCAAGGCCGCGCATTTCGAGTTCGGCGGCGTCACCATCGGCGGCGGGGACGCGACCCGCGAATTCGTGACCCGGGTCGAGCACGCCGAGCCCGAGGCGACCAGCAACCAGACCGTCCGTGCGGTCCATTGGGGCCGGGCGACCGGCAATTTCCTCGGTCGGCTCGAAGTCGCGCGCGATGCGCAGAAGACCGACGCGGCGCAGAATTTCCGCGCGATGCTGCTCGAGAAGGGCGCCTCCGCCAACGCCAAGCCCGAGCTTGAGATCTTCGCGGACGACGTCAAATGCGCCCACGGCGCGGCGATCGGAGCGCTCGACCAGACCGCCGCCTTCTACATGGCCGCGCGCGGAATCCCGCCCGAGGCGGCGCGCAAATTGCTGATCCGCGCTTTCGTCGCCGATGCATTCCACGCGCTGGGCGATGCGGATGAGCGCGATGCGCTGCTCGAGGAGGCACTCGCCGTGCTCGGTGAGGAAGTCGCATGA
- the sufC gene encoding Fe-S cluster assembly ATPase SufC produces MLKIENLHAEVGGKQILNGLTLSVGAGEMHAIMGPNGAGKSTLAYVLGGRPGYEVTQGSVSFNGIELLDLEPHERAAAGLFLGFQYPVEIPGVSFAQFLREALNAQRKGRGEEPLSGGEFLKLAKDKAGLLKLDMEMLKRPVNVGFSGGEKKRAEMVQMGILDPGFAVLDETDSGLDIDALRIVGEGINAIMRAPDKAVLLITHYQRLLDYVKPDVVHVLAKGRIVTSGGPELALQLEEEGYEAVV; encoded by the coding sequence ATGCTCAAGATTGAAAACCTCCATGCCGAAGTGGGCGGCAAGCAGATCCTCAACGGGCTGACGCTCAGCGTCGGCGCGGGGGAGATGCATGCGATCATGGGGCCGAACGGAGCGGGCAAGTCGACGCTCGCCTATGTGCTCGGCGGTCGGCCGGGCTACGAGGTCACGCAGGGTTCGGTCAGCTTCAACGGCATCGAATTGCTCGATCTCGAACCGCATGAGCGCGCGGCGGCGGGGCTGTTCCTCGGGTTCCAGTATCCGGTGGAGATTCCGGGCGTCTCCTTCGCCCAGTTCCTGCGCGAGGCGCTCAATGCGCAGCGCAAGGGGCGCGGGGAGGAGCCGCTGTCGGGCGGCGAGTTTCTCAAGCTGGCGAAGGACAAGGCCGGGCTGCTCAAGCTCGACATGGAAATGCTCAAGCGGCCGGTCAACGTCGGCTTCTCGGGCGGCGAGAAGAAGCGCGCCGAGATGGTCCAGATGGGCATTCTCGATCCGGGCTTCGCTGTGCTGGACGAGACGGACTCGGGCCTCGACATCGATGCGCTGCGGATCGTCGGCGAAGGGATCAATGCGATCATGCGCGCGCCCGACAAGGCCGTGCTGCTGATCACCCATTACCAGCGCCTGCTCGATTACGTGAAACCGGACGTGGTCCATGTGCTCGCGAAGGGCCGGATCGTGACGAGCGGTGGACCCGAACTGGCGCTGCAGCTCGAAGAGGAAGGCTACGAAGCCGTCGTATGA